Within Ovis aries strain OAR_USU_Benz2616 breed Rambouillet chromosome 11, ARS-UI_Ramb_v3.0, whole genome shotgun sequence, the genomic segment TCCTGGATCTGGGCCAGCTGCATGCAGTAGCGACCTTTGGTCTCTTCCAGGCTGTTCTCCAGAGATGCTTTctgtgagggaaggaaagaagatcAGGAATCAGGGAGGGTGGTCATTCCCTCCCAGCGAGACCCGCGCGCGCATACCCCCAGGCCCGCCCACGCGCCTACCATGCTGAGCTGGGACTGCAGCTCGATCTCCAGGTTTTGCATGGTGCGCCGGAGCTCCGAGATCTCGCTCTTGCCGCTCTGCACCAGCTCGCTGTTGGTAGCCACCTCGCGGTTCAGTTCCTCTGTCTGCAGAAAGGAAAGCACTGTTTGCATGGGAAGTTCCAGGGAAAAGGGGTTCCTGGGTCCCTTCCACTCCAAACGCCACCCACCTTGCTGAAGAACCAGTCCTCGGCATCCTTGCGGTTCTTCTCTGCCATCTTCTCGTACTGGTCGCGCATCTCGTTCAGGATGCGGCTCAGGTCCACGCCGGGGGCGGCGTCCATCTCCACGTTGACGTCTCCGCCCACCTGGCCTCTCAGGGAGTTCATTTCCTACACAACCAATGAACACAATCCATTATGGTGGCCGATTAAAATTTCCCAGTCGGAGGTGTTCCTGGACTGAACGTTGTCTTCAGGCATCTGAATTGCATCTCTTCCCTCCCAGCTAACCCTCTAAGCGGGCTTTTCCATTTAGCTCTCACCTCCTCGTGGTTCTTCCGGAGGTAGGCCAGCTCCTCCTTGAGGCTCTCGATCTGCATCTCCAGGTCGGCTCTGGCCAGGGTCAGCTCGTCCAGCACCCTGCGCAGGCCGTTGATGTCGGCCTCCACACTCAAGCGCAGGTTCAGCTCCGTCTCATACCTGGAATGACCCAAGAGAAATGAGACACCCACCCCAGTCACACTGGTGTTTCTGTTCTCTTCCCCCTTCTGTCCATAGTTGGCCTTCTTGGGTGGTTTATGGAGCCAGTCTTGATTGGCATGGATGGACATAATGCTCATTATTCCTCAGATAGGAACATCTGGGGAGGGGGACAATGACAGGAGTAagtagttccttgtgctgtagaATTCATGGAGGGGAGATGCCAACCAATATGACTACCTCTGGCACTTCAGGGGCACGTTGGGAAATGGGGAGTGCCTCTCCTTGAAGCAGAGGCTCCCTAATCTGACTGTGGATCAAAATCACCCAAGTAGcctattaaaaataactgaatcagAATCCCAAGGGTGGGGCCCAAGAGTCTTGTATTTTTACAAGCGCCCCAAGGGGGTTGCACACAGCCATCCTGACACTGGCACACTCTGTTCAGGGAACACTGCTCCCAAAACGCCCCACCCAGGGAAGACTGGGTGCTCTGAACCACCACTGCAAACTCACTTGGTGCGGAAGTCATCAGCAGCCAGACGGGCATTGTCAATCTGCAGCACAACATTAGCATTGTCCACAGTGGCTGTGAGGATCTGCAGATGCAAAGGGTATAGGTCACTGGTGGAGAGGACAGTGCTAGCCAGACCTGACTTCAGCCGGCATCAGGCCTTCACCTTCATGCTCCGCTTGAATCCCCGTTACTCCCCACAAGCCTTTGCCATGGCAGCCTAAAGGATAGTCCCTGTTGGTCCAGCCTTGACCCAGGACTTTGTTGGCTCATGGGCATCAGAATGGGTAGAAAGAGCCTTGGCTTTAAAATAACTAGCCCTTGAGTTTGGGTCCTGCTTCTACCACTGACTTGTTGCAAAACCTGAAGTGGGTCTCAGAGCCTCAAGTTCCCTGCCACTGAGGAGAATGACCAGGCTCTCCAGACcctcttcctgacctgcattcccCTCTCTCTGCACACGCCAGGCGTGCCAGGACTCTGTAGGCACATGCACTCCTTCTCAAGCCCTCGGAGCACAGGATCTTAAGAGGGGCTTTCCCACAAACTGAGGTCCAGCTGGCACAGAGGATTCAAACCAGAAGAAGCAAataggggtgaggggagggttgGTGGGGATAGACTGAACTCTGGATTGGCTAGAGTTCCCTCCCTCATCATCTGATTTCCCTAATCCCCTCAAAGCATCAGAGCCAGACACCAAGATCAGCAGACTCCTGGTGTGATATGGGAGCAAGGAACAAGAGTCAGATGACACAAGtccccccagctcccctcctgTGCGGGGCACGTGAGGTGGGCCACCACTGATTGTCTCTGTGGGTTTTCCATGCCCTGTTGGCTGTGGGGAGGGGCTGCCTGTGCCAAGACTCATGCAGGCAGCCACCACAGCCCAGACTAATGAGCTAATGAGCGGTTTGGATGTCTAGCCTGGTCCCGTTACAGCCTCACTCCTCCCCTGGGCTGGAGAACAGGTTGCTGCCTCCCAAGCTGGCAGGTGGGGCACAAGGGCTGTAGCTTTGGATCTGCCATCAATTTGCTACGTGACCTTGGGCAGACAGCCCaaagcttcagcttcttctgtaACTTGTAAGTGTAGGAACCCCCGGTGTCTCATGGGTCTCGAGTCCAGAGAGGTATGAGCCAGGTGGGGAAAAGGAAACCATCTTCTCATAGACTAGCTCTGTTGGGGGCATCTAGAGCCAGAAGAAGGGGCTGGAGGCTAGCCTGTCTAAGAATTCAAAGCAATCAATGCTCTGAGGCCTCCATTGCTCCTGAGTGAGGTGGCTAGAACGGCACCTCCTGCCGCCTGGCCCACGCACCTTGTTCCTCAGGTCCTCGATGGTCTTGAAGTAGGGGCTGTAGTCCTTGGTCTCAGCAGGCCGCTGCCTCTGGTACCAGTCGCGGATCTTCACCTCCAGGTCGGCGTTGGCCTCCTCCAGGGCGCGCACTTTGTCCAGGTAGGAGGCCAGGCGGTCATTCAGGTTCTGCATGGTCACCTTCTCACTGCCTACCAGGAGCCCATCACCAACGCCATAGCCACCGCCAAAACCACTACCCACG encodes:
- the KRT14 gene encoding keratin, type I cytoskeletal 14 is translated as MTTCSRQYTSSSSIKSSGGIGGGSSRISSVLAGGSCRAPSAYGGLSVSSTRYSSGGACGLGGGYGGGFSSSSSFGGALGSGFGGGYGGGLGAGFGGGFGGGVGSGFGGGYGVGDGLLVGSEKVTMQNLNDRLASYLDKVRALEEANADLEVKIRDWYQRQRPAETKDYSPYFKTIEDLRNKILTATVDNANVVLQIDNARLAADDFRTKYETELNLRLSVEADINGLRRVLDELTLARADLEMQIESLKEELAYLRKNHEEEMNSLRGQVGGDVNVEMDAAPGVDLSRILNEMRDQYEKMAEKNRKDAEDWFFSKTEELNREVATNSELVQSGKSEISELRRTMQNLEIELQSQLSMKASLENSLEETKGRYCMQLAQIQELISSVEEQLAQLRCEMEQQNQEYKILLDVKTRLEQEIATYRRLLEGEDAHLSSSQFSSGSQSSRDVSSSRQVRTKVVDVHDGKVVSTHEQIVRTKN